The following coding sequences lie in one Ictalurus furcatus strain D&B chromosome 7, Billie_1.0, whole genome shotgun sequence genomic window:
- the htr5ab gene encoding 5-hydroxytryptamine (serotonin) receptor 5A, genome duplicate b, with protein sequence MPHLNVTALLSNLTNRPESGNLYRPFSVFSVLTLTLLAMLVVATFVWNLLVLVTILRVRTFHRVPHNLVASMAISDVMVAGLVMPLSLVRELYGRRWILGKALCQVWISCDVLCCTASIWNVTAIALDRYWSITRHLEYTLKTRKRISNVMIGLTWLLSSVISLSPLFGWGETYSEEDLACQVSQEPSYTVFSTFGAFYLPLCVVLFVYWKIYKAAKFRIGSRKTNTIMPMAEIIEVKEAVEQPQMAFSVRHAAVSFQPEGETWREQKERRAALMVGILIGVFVLCWIPFFLAELIIPLCSCDIPPIWKSVFLWLGYSNSFFNPLIYTAFNKNYNSAFRNLFSRQR encoded by the exons ATGCCTCACCTCAACGTCACTGCGCTCTTATCGAACCTGACCAACAGGCCAGAGTCGGGAAACCTGTATCGGCCGTTCTCTGTGTTCAGCGTCCTCACGCTCACGCTTTTAGCCATGCTCGTGGTGGCTACGTTCGTTTGGAACCTTCTGGTTTTGGTGACCATTTTGAGAGTCCGAACTTTCCACCGTGTCCCTCACAACCTGGTGGCCTCGATGGCCATATCGGATGTGATGGTGGCCGGGCTGGTGATGCCGCTGAGCCTTGTTCGGGAACTTTACGGCCGCCGGTGGATCCTCGGAAAAGCGCTTTGCCAAGTTTGGATTTCTTGCGACGTTTTGTGCTGCACGGCCAGCATCTGGAACGTGACTGCCATCGCACTCGATCGCTATTGGTCCATCACGCGTCACCTCGAGTACACGCTCAAGACACGAAAAAGGATCTCCAACGTGATGATCGGACTCACGTGGCTGCTCTCGTCCGTCATATCCCTGTCGCCGCTCTTCGGCTGGGGAGAGACATATTCCGAGGAGGATCTGGCATGCCAAGTGAGCCAGGAACCATCATATACGGTGTTCTCCACCTTCGGCGCGTTTTATTTGCCCCTCTGCGTCGTGCTGTTCGTGTACTGGAAGATCTACAAGGCTGCCAAGTTTCGCATCGGATCTCGCAAGACCAACACCATCATGCCAATGGCGGAGATTATCGAG GTGAAGGAGGCAGTGGAACAGCCCCAGATGGCGTTCAGCGTCCGCCATGCAGCCGTGTCATTCCAGCCCGAGGGCGAGACGTGGCGTGAGCAGAAGGAACGCCGCGCCGCGCTCATGGTGGGAATACTGATCGGCGTCTTCGTGCTCTGCTGGATCCCTTTCTTCCTGGCCGAGCTCATCATCCCGCTGTGCTCCTGCGACATCCCGCCCATCTGGAAGAGCGTCTTCCTCTGGCTCGGATACTCCAACTCGTTCTTCAACCCGCTTATCTACACGGCCTTCAACAAGAACTACAACAGCGCCTTCAGGAACCTCTTCAGCAGGCAGCGGTGA